The following are from one region of the Ignavibacteriales bacterium genome:
- the murB gene encoding UDP-N-acetylmuramate dehydrogenase: protein MISLTDIQKFLRGNIAVDVPMTKYTWMKVGGPADFYIEPADKNDLISIVEYFRVNHYSWIMLGRGSNVLISDEGVRGAVLNIENSLSGIRMENSLVFAEAGVRLTRFVDFCIQNELAGVEMLAGIPGTIGGAVVMNAGAHGGEIADHLVEVEVIRDGIVQRIQKDEESFTYRHSRFADDVVLGATFKLKDGDKEKLSALRREFILKRNETQPLEYPNLGSMFKNPPNTFAAKLIEQAGLKGKRVGNAQISEKHANFIVNLGNAKAADIVRLIDLVKRTVYQNSGLMLELEVKMVGFSNFAKEAA from the coding sequence ATGATTTCTCTAACGGACATACAGAAATTTCTTCGCGGGAACATTGCTGTCGATGTGCCAATGACAAAGTACACGTGGATGAAAGTCGGAGGGCCTGCGGATTTCTATATCGAACCAGCGGACAAGAATGATTTGATTTCCATTGTCGAGTATTTCCGTGTGAATCACTATTCCTGGATAATGCTTGGACGCGGCAGCAACGTGCTCATCAGCGATGAGGGAGTTCGCGGGGCTGTCCTCAATATTGAAAATTCGCTTTCAGGCATCCGCATGGAAAATAGTTTGGTGTTCGCTGAGGCTGGCGTGCGGTTGACCAGGTTTGTAGATTTCTGTATCCAAAACGAACTTGCCGGCGTAGAAATGCTTGCCGGAATTCCAGGCACGATCGGCGGAGCAGTAGTAATGAATGCTGGTGCGCACGGTGGAGAAATTGCAGACCATCTCGTGGAAGTAGAAGTTATTCGTGACGGCATTGTTCAGCGAATTCAAAAAGACGAAGAATCTTTTACCTATCGACACTCTCGTTTTGCCGATGATGTTGTATTGGGTGCAACGTTCAAATTAAAGGATGGGGATAAAGAAAAACTTTCAGCACTACGACGCGAGTTCATTTTAAAGCGCAACGAAACACAGCCGTTGGAGTATCCAAATCTCGGCAGCATGTTTAAGAATCCGCCGAATACATTTGCTGCAAAGTTGATCGAGCAAGCCGGACTCAAAGGTAAACGCGTAGGCAATGCACAGATTTCAGAAAAACATGCCAACTTCATTGTCAATCTAGGTAATGCAAAAGCGGCAGACATAGTGAGACTGATCGATTTAGTAAAACGCACGGTATATCAAAATTCTGGTTTGATGTTGGAATTAGAAGTAAAGATGGTGGGGTTTTCGAATTTCGCAAAGGAAGCCGCATGA
- a CDS encoding FtsQ-type POTRA domain-containing protein, which yields MSGIKHKIAGVSVLVTIVICLVFGANAWKSSLKIKQIKVDGNRIVGANEILQLTQVQMNTLLYNVDLTAVQRNVMSHHYIKDALVERNLPNSIHIQVLERVPIAIVNRAETMYLDENGVVLPRSISHRLFDLPMISGISASEPMVLGSIIKQPDVIEALQLLSTMKTVNRPMYHNISEVQLRNGGDIVVYSAEGGVPIIFGRDEMPSKLVRLETFWNTIVRTRGTQLLQYVDLRYQDQVVASWKSEPSATKSL from the coding sequence ATGAGCGGAATAAAACATAAAATTGCCGGCGTGTCAGTGCTCGTCACCATTGTGATTTGTCTTGTATTCGGTGCGAACGCTTGGAAATCAAGTCTGAAAATAAAACAGATTAAGGTCGATGGCAACCGAATTGTCGGAGCAAATGAGATTCTTCAACTCACCCAAGTTCAGATGAACACGCTTCTGTATAATGTTGACTTAACGGCAGTTCAGCGGAATGTGATGAGTCATCACTATATAAAAGATGCACTAGTGGAACGCAACCTGCCTAATTCCATCCATATTCAAGTTCTGGAACGTGTTCCGATCGCAATCGTGAACCGCGCTGAAACAATGTATTTGGATGAAAATGGCGTGGTGCTTCCAAGAAGTATTTCGCACAGATTATTTGATCTGCCAATGATCAGCGGAATTTCGGCCAGCGAACCGATGGTCTTAGGTTCAATCATCAAACAGCCGGATGTTATTGAAGCATTGCAGCTGCTGAGCACGATGAAGACAGTGAATCGTCCGATGTATCATAATATCTCAGAAGTGCAATTGCGGAATGGGGGCGATATTGTCGTTTATTCGGCAGAAGGCGGCGTGCCTATCATCTTCGGGCGCGATGAAATGCCCAGTAAATTAGTACGGTTAGAAACTTTTTGGAACACTATAGTGCGTACACGCGGTACACAATTGCTGCAGTATGTAGATTTACGCTATCAAGATCAAGTTGTAGCAAGTTGGAAATCCGAACCATCGGCGACGAAAAGCCTATAG
- the ftsA gene encoding cell division protein FtsA, whose translation MEQDIAVGLDIGTTKVCAIVASPDDNYPGKLKILGIGKSASEGLTRGVVTNIEKTVRSIQAAVQDAEQQSGVKITTVTVGIAGDHIQSFQSRGVISISRPENEITQEDVDRLIEDTKRVALPLDRKIIHVIPQQFIVDGQDGIYDPVGMSGVRMEAVVHIITGLVTAAQNIYKCVQRAGLHVNDMVLEPLASSYAVLDDEEKEVGVALLDIGGGTTDLAVFEERTIRHTAVIGIAGKKVTDDIRKGFGILTDQAERTKVEYGFTYEPAIVDNQPIQLPGIGGRAPIDIDKRLLCKVIQPRMEEILEFAAMEIKRSGYSKHLSAGVVLTGGGSLIKGTADLAKEVLGMPVKIGIPGGFSSGLVREIENPIYATGVGLVMHELKNRDRSGVKAVIQDGKGKTIFQKMKSWFDEL comes from the coding sequence ATGGAACAAGATATTGCAGTTGGGTTAGATATTGGCACAACGAAAGTATGCGCAATCGTCGCGTCGCCGGATGATAATTATCCCGGTAAATTGAAAATTCTCGGCATCGGAAAAAGCGCATCGGAAGGATTGACGCGTGGCGTTGTAACGAACATTGAAAAAACTGTTCGCTCTATTCAAGCAGCGGTGCAAGATGCCGAGCAGCAATCCGGTGTAAAGATCACAACCGTTACGGTTGGCATCGCAGGTGACCACATCCAAAGCTTTCAAAGCCGCGGTGTCATCAGTATCAGCAGGCCGGAAAATGAAATCACACAGGAAGATGTTGATCGGCTGATTGAAGACACCAAACGTGTCGCGCTCCCGCTCGACAGAAAAATTATTCACGTTATTCCGCAACAGTTTATTGTTGATGGACAGGATGGAATTTATGATCCAGTTGGTATGTCCGGCGTGCGGATGGAAGCAGTTGTCCATATTATCACCGGACTTGTCACAGCGGCGCAAAACATTTATAAATGTGTTCAACGCGCCGGTCTGCATGTTAATGATATGGTGCTTGAACCGCTTGCATCAAGTTATGCGGTATTGGATGATGAAGAAAAAGAAGTTGGTGTGGCGCTGCTGGATATTGGCGGCGGCACGACGGATCTTGCAGTATTTGAAGAGCGCACGATTCGCCATACCGCTGTCATCGGTATTGCCGGCAAAAAAGTAACAGACGATATTCGCAAAGGATTCGGCATTTTGACAGATCAAGCAGAAAGAACGAAAGTTGAATACGGTTTCACATATGAACCGGCAATTGTGGATAACCAGCCGATTCAACTTCCCGGCATCGGCGGCCGCGCGCCCATAGATATTGACAAACGGCTTCTATGCAAAGTAATACAACCGCGGATGGAAGAGATTCTAGAATTTGCCGCGATGGAAATCAAGCGCTCTGGATATTCCAAGCATCTCTCGGCTGGCGTCGTCCTTACAGGCGGCGGATCGCTTATCAAAGGAACAGCTGATCTTGCCAAAGAAGTACTGGGCATGCCCGTAAAGATTGGAATTCCTGGCGGGTTCAGCTCCGGACTCGTGCGGGAAATTGAAAATCCTATTTATGCAACCGGGGTTGGATTAGTAATGCACGAATTGAAAAACCGGGACCGATCAGGAGTAAAAGCTGTTATTCAGGATGGAAAAGGAAAAACAATTTTCCAAAAAATGAAATCATGGTTTGATGAGTTGTAA
- a CDS encoding four helix bundle protein encodes MHNFRKLHVYQKGLLLSMDVRKVTNDFPKRELFSLTSQFQRAVDSIVLNIAEGAGNRSNKEFAKFLDYAIRSAHECIGCIDIALENKYTTEQQHKYLFEQIDEIIAMLIGFQRTIIKD; translated from the coding sequence ATGCATAATTTTAGAAAATTACATGTATATCAAAAAGGATTATTGTTAAGTATGGATGTTAGAAAAGTGACAAATGATTTTCCAAAGAGAGAATTATTCTCGCTGACGTCTCAATTCCAAAGAGCTGTAGATTCAATTGTGCTTAATATTGCAGAGGGTGCAGGTAATCGATCGAACAAGGAATTCGCTAAGTTCTTAGATTATGCAATCCGTTCTGCTCATGAGTGTATTGGATGCATTGATATTGCTTTAGAAAATAAATATACAACTGAACAACAACATAAATATCTATTTGAACAAATTGATGAAATCATTGCAATGCTTATTGGCTTTCAACGAACAATTATTAAAGATTAA
- the ftsZ gene encoding cell division protein FtsZ encodes MPIELDIPSGRGAKIRVIGVGGGGGNAVNSMIDKGLTGVDFVSINTDLQALERSKAEHKLQIGKNLTRGLGAGSDPSIGFRAVEEDREEIAQSLSGCDMVFITAGMGGGTGTGGAPLVANIAKSVGALVVGIVTKPFNSEGKKRNEQAIEGIEELKKNVDTLIVIPNQKLLDLIDRRTPIMEAFEIANQVLYNATRGISEVITIPGYINVDFADVRTIMKEMGDALMGTGIATGDNRATEAAQMAISSPLLEGVSIAGAQGILINITGGKELSLTEVDEATKIIHEAAGEEANVILGTVIDENMTEEIMVTVIATGFNKRAAAIQRPAKPAAKLIDHVPVGPTELQRFDVPTYARRGVEIPNTPLREVGMREKIDKSDSERPAFLRKIMD; translated from the coding sequence GTGCCTATCGAACTTGATATACCATCTGGTCGAGGAGCAAAAATTCGTGTCATTGGCGTTGGCGGAGGAGGCGGTAATGCCGTCAATAGCATGATCGACAAAGGACTAACCGGCGTCGACTTTGTTTCCATTAATACAGATCTTCAAGCATTGGAGCGCAGCAAAGCCGAGCACAAACTTCAAATCGGCAAAAATCTCACACGCGGTCTTGGTGCAGGCTCTGACCCCAGCATCGGATTCCGTGCCGTGGAAGAGGACCGAGAAGAGATCGCCCAATCGCTAAGCGGGTGCGATATGGTTTTCATCACAGCAGGAATGGGCGGTGGTACTGGAACAGGCGGCGCTCCGTTGGTGGCAAACATTGCAAAAAGCGTTGGTGCGCTTGTGGTTGGCATTGTAACGAAACCGTTTAATAGTGAAGGAAAAAAGCGGAATGAACAAGCTATAGAAGGAATTGAAGAGCTGAAAAAGAATGTCGATACACTTATCGTCATTCCAAACCAGAAGCTACTCGATCTCATTGATCGCCGCACTCCAATTATGGAAGCGTTTGAGATTGCAAATCAGGTGCTCTATAATGCCACCCGTGGAATCTCGGAGGTCATCACGATTCCTGGTTATATCAATGTCGACTTCGCTGATGTCCGCACGATCATGAAAGAAATGGGCGATGCGCTCATGGGTACCGGAATTGCTACTGGTGATAATCGTGCAACGGAAGCGGCGCAAATGGCAATTTCTAGTCCGCTGCTTGAAGGTGTCTCTATCGCCGGTGCGCAGGGCATTCTTATCAACATCACAGGCGGCAAGGAACTCAGTCTGACCGAAGTGGATGAAGCGACAAAAATCATTCACGAAGCGGCAGGCGAAGAAGCGAATGTCATCCTCGGTACTGTGATCGATGAGAATATGACGGAAGAAATTATGGTCACCGTCATCGCGACGGGATTCAACAAGCGCGCGGCGGCAATACAACGGCCAGCAAAACCAGCTGCAAAATTAATCGATCATGTCCCCGTAGGTCCAACCGAACTTCAACGGTTCGACGTGCCAACCTATGCCCGGCGCGGCGTGGAAATTCCAAATACACCGCTCCGCGAAGTTGGAATGCGCGAGAAAATTGATAAATCCGATTCAGAACGTCCGGCGTTTCTGAGAAAAATTATGGATTAA
- a CDS encoding metalloregulator ArsR/SmtB family transcription factor, with product MGTSKKEAFSNSQNRLADLAKALAHPARIAILEFLAKKDTCICGDIVEELPLSQATVSQHLAELKRVGLIKGDIEGPRVCYCINQKAWGEAKQLLSQFLVNAKNCC from the coding sequence ATGGGAACATCAAAGAAAGAAGCTTTTAGTAATAGTCAGAATCGGCTTGCTGATTTAGCGAAAGCCCTGGCGCATCCGGCGCGCATCGCGATCCTCGAATTTCTTGCCAAGAAGGATACATGCATCTGCGGGGATATCGTCGAAGAACTTCCATTATCGCAGGCAACTGTTTCACAGCATCTTGCCGAGTTGAAACGCGTCGGTCTTATTAAAGGTGATATTGAAGGACCGCGAGTCTGTTATTGTATTAATCAGAAAGCATGGGGCGAGGCGAAACAACTCCTATCTCAATTTCTTGTTAATGCAAAAAATTGTTGTTGA
- a CDS encoding arsenite methyltransferase, whose product MNTEQEIKEMVKEKYGAIAEQSKQQNQSSCCGSTCGCSNVEFSIMAEDYKKLPGYVADADLALGCGLPTEFAQIEPSDTVVDLGSGAGNDCFIARSIVGETGRVIGIDMTEAMIAKAKANAVKLGFTNVEFRLGDIDNMPVEDNTADVVVSNCVMNLVPNKQKAFSETFRIIKQGGHFSISDIVLQGELPDDLRNEATLYAGCISGAVQKEEYLRIIKEAGFTNIVVQKDRKIDIPNEILAKFLSVELLREYKKSHIGIFSVTVYAEKP is encoded by the coding sequence ATGAACACGGAACAAGAAATAAAGGAGATGGTAAAAGAGAAATATGGAGCCATCGCCGAACAATCAAAACAACAGAACCAGTCTTCCTGCTGCGGGAGCACATGTGGATGTTCAAATGTCGAGTTTTCCATTATGGCAGAAGATTACAAAAAACTTCCCGGGTACGTTGCTGATGCCGATCTCGCATTAGGGTGCGGGTTGCCGACGGAGTTTGCTCAGATCGAACCGAGTGACACCGTCGTTGATCTTGGTTCGGGCGCGGGAAATGATTGCTTTATTGCACGCTCTATTGTAGGCGAGACCGGTCGGGTCATCGGGATCGATATGACGGAAGCAATGATTGCCAAAGCAAAAGCAAATGCTGTAAAACTTGGATTCACGAATGTAGAATTTCGTCTCGGTGATATCGACAACATGCCGGTTGAAGACAACACGGCCGATGTCGTTGTGAGCAATTGTGTGATGAACCTTGTCCCCAACAAACAGAAAGCATTTTCTGAAACATTCCGTATTATTAAGCAAGGCGGACATTTCAGCATCTCGGATATTGTTCTGCAAGGAGAGCTTCCGGATGATTTGCGCAACGAAGCGACATTGTATGCAGGATGTATTTCCGGTGCAGTTCAAAAAGAAGAGTATTTACGCATTATTAAAGAAGCAGGATTTACAAACATCGTCGTTCAAAAAGATCGCAAGATCGATATTCCGAATGAAATACTAGCAAAGTTTCTTTCAGTCGAGTTACTAAGAGAGTACAAAAAAAGCCACATTGGTATTTTTAGTGTTACAGTGTATGCGGAAAAACCATAA
- a CDS encoding arsenate reductase ArsC, translating into MSKRILILCTGNSCRSQMAEGFLKSFDSKLEIFSAGTNPAVRVSSHAYQVMKEIDIDIGGGHPKSVEQFIGEPFDYIITVCDHAKEICPIFAGNVKHQLHIGFDDPAEAQGTEDEVLAVFRRVRDEIKEQFYEFYKSKLKDNQG; encoded by the coding sequence ATGTCAAAACGTATTCTTATTCTTTGCACCGGCAATTCCTGCAGAAGCCAAATGGCAGAAGGGTTTCTGAAGTCGTTCGATTCGAAACTGGAAATCTTTTCTGCTGGAACCAATCCAGCAGTGCGTGTTTCGTCACATGCGTATCAGGTCATGAAAGAAATTGACATAGACATCGGCGGCGGCCATCCAAAATCGGTTGAGCAATTCATTGGTGAACCGTTCGATTATATCATCACAGTGTGTGATCATGCAAAAGAAATTTGCCCGATTTTTGCTGGAAACGTAAAACACCAGCTCCATATCGGGTTCGATGATCCGGCAGAAGCACAAGGCACGGAAGATGAAGTGCTTGCAGTATTTCGGCGAGTACGGGACGAAATCAAAGAACAGTTTTATGAATTTTATAAATCAAAGCTGAAAGATAATCAAGGATAG
- the hgcA gene encoding mercury methylation corrinoid protein HgcA, whose product MGCSDQKCGCGNTNELVSITRKEVNQNYCQSPAEEGTKPAVINRNFIIGAIPTPAGAVPKITTRLDVSDFLGAVKVRWGLGRDRYRIDPGLYAVGTPNERSDVLVTANYKLSFDKVRKNLEGMNVWLMVLDTKGVNVWCSAGKGTFGTKELINRIYITSLDKIVQHRRIILPQLGAVGVAAHLVKETSGYTVIYGPVRASDIPSFIHAGYKASKEMRRVKFEWYDRLKLVPNDLIYNLRYLGILLVFFFILSGINRDGFSLRQASGHIVFLSQIIVAGYISGIVLTPLLLPYLLFRSFSFKGLLMGVIVSSIIVAGKSFENTIFITPTIFFLLSGISSFLAMNFTGASTFTSLAGVKKEMRIAVPVQIASVVIAVILIILHGTFSGR is encoded by the coding sequence ATGGGATGCTCTGATCAAAAATGCGGATGCGGGAATACGAACGAGTTGGTTTCTATTACCAGGAAAGAAGTCAATCAGAATTATTGCCAATCACCTGCAGAAGAAGGAACCAAACCGGCAGTGATCAACCGCAATTTCATTATAGGCGCAATTCCAACTCCAGCGGGAGCAGTTCCAAAGATTACTACTCGCTTGGATGTATCGGATTTTCTTGGTGCTGTGAAAGTACGTTGGGGCCTTGGAAGAGATCGGTATCGTATCGACCCGGGACTCTACGCTGTGGGAACACCGAACGAACGCTCAGATGTCCTCGTGACCGCCAACTATAAGCTGTCCTTTGATAAGGTTCGCAAAAATCTCGAGGGGATGAACGTATGGCTTATGGTCTTGGATACAAAAGGAGTCAATGTGTGGTGCTCGGCCGGAAAAGGAACATTCGGAACGAAAGAACTTATCAACCGAATATACATAACTTCTCTTGACAAAATCGTGCAGCACAGGCGCATCATTCTTCCGCAGCTTGGCGCCGTTGGTGTTGCCGCGCATCTGGTCAAAGAAACTTCCGGATATACCGTGATTTATGGGCCTGTGAGAGCGTCTGATATTCCGTCATTCATACATGCAGGATATAAAGCATCCAAAGAAATGAGGCGTGTAAAGTTTGAATGGTACGACCGCCTGAAGCTTGTCCCCAACGATCTAATATATAATCTCCGATATCTAGGCATATTGCTGGTATTCTTTTTTATTCTTTCCGGAATCAATAGAGATGGATTTTCTCTTCGGCAAGCATCCGGGCACATAGTTTTTCTTTCTCAAATAATTGTAGCAGGATATATTTCTGGAATAGTCTTGACTCCGCTCCTGCTCCCATATCTTTTGTTCCGCAGCTTTTCTTTTAAAGGACTCCTTATGGGAGTCATTGTCTCATCGATCATTGTAGCAGGAAAGTCATTTGAAAATACAATTTTTATTACTCCAACAATATTTTTTCTTCTTTCTGGTATTTCATCATTTCTCGCAATGAATTTTACCGGAGCGTCGACATTCACATCTCTTGCAGGAGTCAAGAAGGAAATGAGAATTGCAGTGCCGGTACAAATTGCTTCTGTAGTCATTGCCGTGATTCTCATCATTCTTCATGGTACATTCTCAGGAAGGTAA
- the hgcB gene encoding mercury methylation ferredoxin HgcB, which translates to MNRLRYYSEVVTLQLIQEKCNNCGMCVKVCPHEVFELKDKKVRIVGRDFCMECGACKKNCPQGAILLDVGDGCGCAAGIIQGAFNGTAPTCGGPDEVSCN; encoded by the coding sequence ATGAACAGACTACGATATTATTCTGAGGTTGTCACCCTCCAACTGATCCAGGAGAAGTGCAATAACTGCGGTATGTGTGTGAAGGTGTGCCCGCATGAAGTTTTTGAGCTGAAAGATAAGAAGGTTCGCATTGTCGGCCGTGATTTTTGCATGGAATGCGGCGCATGTAAAAAGAACTGTCCGCAGGGAGCGATTCTCCTTGATGTGGGAGATGGATGCGGATGTGCTGCAGGAATTATACAAGGTGCATTTAACGGTACAGCTCCAACATGCGGCGGCCCGGACGAGGTTTCTTGCAATTAA
- a CDS encoding metalloregulator ArsR/SmtB family transcription factor, giving the protein MKRDYVNVFKALSDPNRIRIVKMLCKRELCMCEVREMLNLSNSTVSQHLTILRNADLLLDSKEGKWVNFRINDKSDRKFIRSTINLIKNSFEDDDIVQADLKKVFRVDRIKITKL; this is encoded by the coding sequence ATGAAACGTGATTATGTAAATGTATTCAAGGCGCTAAGCGACCCCAATCGAATTCGCATTGTGAAGATGCTCTGTAAGCGCGAACTGTGTATGTGTGAAGTACGGGAAATGCTTAATCTTTCCAATTCGACAGTCTCCCAACATCTGACAATTCTTAGAAACGCCGATCTTCTTTTGGATTCAAAGGAAGGGAAATGGGTGAACTTCCGAATTAATGATAAATCTGATCGTAAATTTATTCGTTCTACCATCAATCTTATTAAAAATTCATTTGAAGACGACGACATAGTGCAGGCAGATCTAAAAAAGGTCTTTCGCGTCGATCGAATCAAAATAACAAAACTCTGA
- a CDS encoding thioredoxin family protein has product MNIKVLGPGCMNCKTLEKRTIEALQELKMDAAVEKVTDYQQIASYGIMRTPGLVIDEKVATSGFVPTVEKIKELLLAHRSV; this is encoded by the coding sequence ATGAACATCAAGGTATTAGGTCCCGGTTGTATGAACTGTAAGACTCTAGAAAAACGAACCATCGAAGCTTTGCAGGAATTAAAAATGGATGCTGCTGTCGAAAAAGTAACGGATTATCAACAGATTGCTTCTTATGGCATTATGCGTACACCCGGTTTGGTAATCGATGAAAAAGTCGCAACTTCCGGATTTGTACCGACAGTGGAAAAAATTAAAGAACTTCTCCTTGCTCATCGGAGCGTATAA
- a CDS encoding permease → MNKLFERNTISFTLVLLAVWIIIYMALQPLADGFISLIRLTSGEHLTESVRFFVFEVPKVLLLLTLIVFAVGIVRTYFSPERTRKILEGKSLFTGNVLASMLGIVTPFCSCSAIPLFIGFVESGVPLGVTFSFLIAAPMINEIAVVLLFGLFGWQTALLYVSTGLVIAITAGYVIGRLKVEHLVEDWVYQIHSNPNAIEEAKLTFRDRIQFGYDAVKDIVGKVWPYLLVGIGVGAGIHGYVPENFMAGLMGKSAWWSVPIAVIIGVPLYSNAAGIIPIVHALLEKGASLGTTLAFMMAVIGLSLPETIILRKVLKLKLISIFVGVVAVGIIIVGYLFNIVY, encoded by the coding sequence ATGAATAAATTGTTTGAACGCAATACCATCAGCTTCACATTGGTCTTGTTAGCCGTATGGATTATTATCTATATGGCATTGCAGCCTCTTGCAGATGGATTTATTTCTCTTATACGGTTGACTTCCGGTGAACACTTAACGGAATCTGTCCGGTTTTTCGTGTTTGAAGTGCCCAAAGTACTGCTCCTTTTGACTCTTATCGTGTTCGCAGTCGGTATTGTGCGTACATATTTTTCTCCTGAACGCACACGCAAAATCCTCGAGGGGAAATCCCTTTTTACCGGAAATGTCCTTGCAAGTATGCTCGGAATTGTCACACCGTTTTGTTCGTGTTCTGCAATTCCACTCTTCATCGGATTTGTAGAATCTGGTGTGCCTCTGGGAGTCACATTTTCATTTCTGATTGCTGCTCCTATGATTAACGAAATTGCTGTGGTATTGCTCTTTGGATTGTTCGGCTGGCAAACGGCATTATTATATGTGAGCACGGGATTGGTCATAGCCATTACCGCCGGTTATGTGATCGGCCGCTTGAAAGTAGAACACTTGGTGGAAGATTGGGTGTATCAAATCCATTCGAATCCGAATGCGATTGAAGAAGCGAAATTAACATTTCGTGATAGGATTCAATTCGGATATGATGCGGTGAAGGACATTGTCGGGAAAGTCTGGCCGTACCTTCTCGTTGGTATCGGTGTCGGTGCCGGTATTCACGGATATGTACCGGAAAATTTTATGGCCGGACTCATGGGCAAATCAGCATGGTGGTCGGTTCCCATCGCTGTTATTATCGGTGTCCCGCTCTATTCCAATGCGGCAGGAATAATCCCCATCGTTCATGCCCTGCTCGAAAAAGGAGCATCACTTGGAACGACACTTGCATTTATGATGGCGGTTATCGGATTATCACTGCCGGAAACGATCATTCTCCGAAAAGTCCTCAAATTGAAACTGATCTCCATTTTTGTCGGTGTCGTGGCTGTCGGTATCATAATCGTAGGCTATCTCTTTAATATTGTGTACTAA
- a CDS encoding thioredoxin family protein: MKVQILGSSCTKCKTLEERVRQLVAKHQLPIEVEKVTDIQEMIKFGILATPGLVIDGVLKSVGSIPKDTQLLEWMKG, from the coding sequence ATGAAAGTTCAAATTCTCGGGTCGAGCTGTACGAAGTGTAAAACGCTTGAAGAACGAGTTCGTCAATTAGTCGCAAAACATCAACTACCTATAGAAGTTGAAAAAGTGACCGATATTCAAGAGATGATAAAATTCGGGATTTTAGCAACTCCCGGTTTAGTGATCGATGGAGTATTGAAAAGTGTCGGATCTATACCTAAAGACACTCAACTTCTTGAATGGATGAAAGGATAG
- a CDS encoding thioredoxin family protein yields the protein MKKQIIVTLLLSIMVCTFAIAQSKKSIKRAKPVPALKDSSKIVTKPLVTFIELGSVRCIPCKAMQPVMKSIEEKYGSQVKIIFYDVWQQDQSHFAQVYKIRLIPTQVFLDSKGNELMRHEGFFPEKDIDAFLQSKGLKPKSNDKG from the coding sequence ATGAAGAAACAGATCATTGTAACTCTCTTACTCAGTATTATGGTTTGCACATTTGCAATTGCTCAATCAAAGAAATCGATTAAACGAGCGAAGCCAGTGCCAGCTCTAAAAGATTCGAGCAAAATTGTTACAAAGCCTCTTGTTACATTTATCGAGCTTGGTTCTGTCAGATGCATTCCTTGCAAAGCTATGCAGCCTGTTATGAAATCCATCGAAGAAAAATATGGAAGCCAGGTCAAGATAATTTTTTATGATGTCTGGCAGCAAGACCAATCGCATTTTGCACAGGTGTATAAGATCCGTTTGATACCCACACAGGTATTTCTGGATTCCAAGGGCAATGAGCTTATGCGGCATGAAGGTTTTTTCCCGGAGAAGGACATTGATGCGTTCCTGCAATCGAAAGGTCTAAAACCTAAATCTAACGATAAAGGATAA